A region from the Candidatus Limnocylindria bacterium genome encodes:
- a CDS encoding Flp family type IVb pilin, whose protein sequence is MIAFFRDEEGQGLVEYALIIVVIAIAIIIAMIFLREQLQNIFSNIGNNLT, encoded by the coding sequence GTGATCGCATTCTTCCGTGACGAAGAGGGTCAGGGCCTTGTCGAATATGCACTCATCATTGTTGTTATCGCCATCGCGATCATCATCGCCATGATCTTCCTTCGTGAACAGCTCCAGAACATCTTCAGCAACATCGGCAACAACCTGACCTAA